One Exiguobacterium sp. BMC-KP genomic window, TTTTTCTTGCCGTCTGCTTGCGTGACATTGAGAAGAAGCGGCTCAGGTGATCCGACCTTCACTTCTTTGAAGGAAGACGGGATCGAGAGCGCGACCGGTCGCTCGACTAACAGGCGACCATCGTACATGTTCGTCCGCTCACCACCATCGGCATTCGCGATGAGGTAGCGGGCTCCTTTCGTCATGCCGAGCACAGACGAGTAACTGACGGAATCATCCCGATCCAGCGATGTCTCGATCCGGTGACCGTTTTTCTCGAACAAGGAGAAGTAACCGTCCCGTCCCGTATACAAGGCACCGATGAACTTCCCACTCTCATCGACCGCGATATCTTTATACGTTCCGGTCATCCCCGTGATGAACTGTGAGGAGGTGCTTTCCTTAAATTGATGCGCTCCATCATAGACATACAGACGGCGGTCATTCGCCTTCGCGAGTACGAGTGTGCCCTCGCGTCCCATCTCATAGGCGGCGTAGCCGGATGGATGCGTGAGACGTTTTGCGAGCGTTCCGTCTTTCTCGTAGACGTCAACGCTTGTCTCGCTGATGATTGCTAAATAAGCAGTCGACGTCCGGATCGCTTTTGCCCCTGTCGTCTCCTGGACAGAACGGACGGTTGCTGAATCTAAATCGTAAACGGCTGTCTGCTCGACGCCCTCTTGTTTCGCACTCACTGCAAGGAGATGTGAGTCTGGGAAGAAGCGAGCACGAGTGAACGACTGGAGCGTTCCTGCAGGTGTCTTGATCTGGTCGATGACGCGCAGTACGTTCCCCGTCGCATCGCGTACCTCAAGCACTTGATCCTTCACAAAGACGAATCGTTGTTGATCGTCCGATACCGTGAAGTCTTGTATCGGTGCTCCTTCTTCAGTTGACAGTACCTGTAAGTCACGCGCTTGCTCGAAATCGAAGAGTCGTGGTGCTTCATAAGTCCCCCAGCGCCAGACACGCGACTCATCCGGTACGACTTGAAAAGCGGATGACGGAGTGAGTGACGTGACGAACGGGATTTTGACTTCTGCCGACGAATGGATCGACGTCGCAGAATACAATACGGTCGCAGCAAGACCGACGATGATTTTTTTCATATGTAGCTTCTCCTTTTTAGTAGCGTCTTATTCATAAGTATAATGAAATTCTCAACCTTTTCCTTCTTTTTCCAAAAATAAATCTTTTTTCGAACACGTTCGAGGATAAGTAGAGTTATCCGATACAGCCGTCTGATTTCATGCGGTTTTTCTCGATTAAAGAAGAGGATTTTTTCTGTATTTAAGGGTGAACGCATCGTAAAAGATGAGAAAACCGTTGGCACGATTCAAAAAAGTGACGTTGAAAGCCGAGGATAACTCTACTTATACTGAAACTACCGCGGAATACATAGCAGATATGCATATCTCGTAAAAGGACTCCCTCCGATGAATGAACTTCTTCGCAACTGGCTCCCCCTCATCAACTCCCTACTCTCCCGCCTGTCGATCCACCCGAATGAACAGGATGAATGCCGGCAAGCCGCTTTGCTCCGTCTCTGGAAATCGATCGAGGATGGCAAGACGTTGACCGTCACTTTCGTTCGGATTCGCGCGAAAGGCGCGATGCTTGATTACCTGGCAACTCGTAACCGGACGCTCGCAACAGAAGTCGTCTCCGACGCGTTACCGGAACGCCCGCGCAACCCACATTTGTCGTTCACTTACCTGATGAATGAACTCAAGCGTGACTTATCGACGACCGAGTTCACGTTTCTTGAGTCCTTGATGAATGGGACGGAAGAGACGCTCGGGTACTCGCACGCCCGGCTCCGGTCCTTGAAATCCGAACTCCGTAAGAAAGTCGAGTACTTGCTCGGATGATGGTGTTCTATGAAGAACGATTATTAACGTTGATCGAACAAGGACCCTACAGTCCATTGACGAAAAAAGCTTACCGGAGCGACGTCCGTCATCTGTGTCGTAACGTGAGCCGAATCGATGTTCCTTCGTTGCAACGGTACGGCACCTTACTACGAACGTCGTATGCTTCGACGACTGTCGCCCGTCGTCTCCACGCCCTGTCGACACTGTTCGACCAACTCGTTACTGAACGCGCCTTAGCACACAATCCCCTCGCACAAACGAAACGTCATCCCCCGATTGCCCGTCGACGCCCCCGCTTTTCGTATGATGATGTTCGGTCCGTCCTCGAACGGATTACGGACGAGACCGTCTACGCGTTCTGTTTCTTACTGCTCCATACGGGACTTCGTTTCGCCGAGGCACATGCTTTACGCCTGACGGATGTCGATTGGGACACGAAGCAACTATTTGTTCGACATGGAAAAGGAGGACGCATGCGTCATCTGCCGTTACATGACGAATTGCATCGCGTCTTATTGCGTTATCTTGAGACGACGTCCGTCTCTTCGCAGGAATTGTTTTCAACGGAGACGGGTCGTCGCTTCCCGGCAGAACGAATTCGGTCGACGTTACGCGAAGCGAGTCTAACGCAGCTCGGTCGGATTCTTCGTCCGCACGATCTTCGTGTGACCTTCGCGACCACGCTCTACCACGAACATGAGACAGACGTATTGACGATCATGCGTCTACTCGGTCACCGGGACGTCCGGACGACCCAACACTATATCTTGCCTTCCAGCGATATCGATCGTGCCTCGGTCAACCGACTCAAGCCGACAACGTATTGAGGATCTCTCGGATTCGGTTCGTACGACTCCGGATATAGCCGACGGTCGTCGTCGGATGCGCATGACCGAGTAAGCGCTGAATCTCAACGATCGTACAACCTCCTTCATGATGCAGATAGGTCGCATATGCGATCCGGAGCGCATGTGGTCGGAGCGGTGCACCGCTCAAGCGCAGGGCGGTGTCCCGAAGAATCACACGTGCCGTCTGTTCATGCAGATAGCATCCGGTCACAGACTGAAACAGAATGCCCTCTTTACGCTCACCGAGGAAATGCAGTAGACGATGCGACAACATGATCCCGATTGGAATCGTACGTAGGCGGCGTCCCTTGCCGTAACGGACGAACAGCGTATGCGTTTTGAAATCAATATCCGCAACGGACAACAGACGTGCCTCAGTGAAGCGGAGACCGGTCTGGCAAATCACTTCGAAAAACAAACGATACACCGGGTCTTCGATGCTGCGGACAATCGATAGTCCTTCTTGTAAATCGTGATAGGTCTCGTCCGGAAAACGTTGATGCGTGATCGGTGACACGTCATGCAGTGGATTCCGTTGCAACCTCCCGGCTCGGACAAGCACATTCCCGAGTGAGCGCAAGGCATGGAACCGTCGTAGAATCGTCGACGGCTGATAATTCAGACGCATCTGATCGAAGTAGTGCTGGAGCGACGCGATCGACCACGAGACACCGGCACGTTCCATATGCCGGACGTCACTACGGTAGGCTTTGATCGTCGGTTTTGCGAACGTCGGATGTGAGATGAGATATTCGTGCAAGTACTCGTCGTGTTGCATGGAAATTCCCCCTTCAGCCAAGTAGTTTCATCTGCTCAATTGCATCAGTTTCTGACCTGCTTAGACAACAGGAGTCCATCTTTTGCTAGATGGACTCCTGTATGTATTCATAGTGACATATGATCTGCGACTTTGAAGGTTTTTTTCTTATAGTCGTAACTCATGAGGACCATCTTCCGTCCACCCGTCGAAGTCGGGAAAACATACGTCTTATACGATGACTTCTCTGCACCGATCGTAGCGAGGTCCGCTTTCGATTGAATCGACGACCAATCCGTCGCCTCGAGTCCTGTCCACTCCCCAAGTCCTGTTCCAGAAAGAATCGCATCGAGTTGCTTCGCTGTCATTCCTTTTTTAACCTTTGCGCCCCTTGCCAGCTTACGTGTGCTTTCACGTGCAGCAGACTTCGTATTTTCACGATAGATATCAAATGACTTTCCGATCAACCGATAGACCGAACTGTTCTTTTTCGTCATGAAGATGAGTGACGTATCGCTATCTCCGTTCTTGCCATTCGTGAAGTAGTAGAACTTCGTTTTTTGACCGTACGAGATTTCCGTCGACTCGGCTTGTTTCTTCAAAACCGTACTGCCACTCTTTTTCACCAGTTGTTTTTTATAATCTTTACCGTATAAGACTTTTGCCGCTTCCGTCATCGTCATACCGGTCTTTAAGTTCGTATACTGTGTCGTGTACTTCGTTTCCTCTTTCGTAGCAGCCGATGCACTTCCAGCACATACTGTTGCGCCTGCAATCATTGCTGCAAGTAACGTTGTTGTCATGCGTTTCATTCAATCATCCTCTTTCTTCTGTTCATTTCATGAATGCATCATTCACACCTCATCTCATTATAATGGATTTAATGGTTTTTTCTATCTATTTTTCCTTTTTAGTTTTTATTTTTACATTTTTATTCAATTTTTATCGTTTTTTCATGACCTTTATTTCAAAATAACACTCAATTCATACGCTGGATGATCGAATTTAGTACTTTTTGAAAATAAAAGAAACAAGTATGTCATATATTTGAAATTTAGACCAAAATTACTATTCACTGAAACTTTATGAGTATATGTTCCTTAAATTGTTGAATATTAATTACATGTTTTAAACTAACCTATACCAATGATTCAGAACTATAGACCTACATAATATACCTAATAAATACCATTTAATATAACTATGTTAAAAATATTACATATTTTCCATAATAAAAGGGTAATTTTATTTTATACACCTGAGATGCACGTTCATCCATGCACACTTTAGTCTATTGATTTAGAGGAGGTTGTATTGATGAAAAAAGGGTTGGCGATTGTTCTGAGTCTTCTTCTCATCTTGTCTTATGGGTTGACCCCATTGGGTGCTTCTGCCGCTTCTTCGAGTAGCGTCAAGACCGTCTACTCACCGAAGTATCTCGTTCACTACGGTGGCGTGAAGTATGCCAAGAAAAAATTGACGTATCCAAAATCCGTCAAGGTCAAGCTCTCGAACGGGAAGTATGCGTATCGATCCGTCAAATGGAATAAGGTCAGCTTTGATAAGAAGTACATCGGAAAGAAACAGAAGATCAAGGGAGATGTCTACGGTACATCAAAAAATGCGTACTGGTATGTCAAAGTCAAAAACTATCCAGCGAAGGTACTTGCTCCGAATGTCATGACCGTCGGAAAGAATCAACCAGCGAACTTGCCGACACGTCTTTCAACGATTTTCGAGGGTGGACAACGCTACTCGTATCCGCTCAAATGGAGTAAGGTCTCAACAGCTTCATTCGGTACGAAAAATCTGACGTACTCGACAGTCGGACGCAACCTCGAAATCTACGGGGCTGCCAAGCTGAAAGTATCCGATGTCGTCCAGTCGATGCAGAAGTACTATCTCGTCTCGTATGGGAAAAAGATTCGGGCAACCGGCAAAATTCTCTATGAAGCAAAAGGTATGAAGAGCTACCTCGTCATTATGGATAAAAAGACGGGTGAGAGCACGAAGATGTATCTCAAGCTCGACAAAAAAGGTCACTACTACGTGACAAGTCAGGAACTCGCACCAGGAGACTACACGGTCTACATCCTGTCGGGTTCGAAAAAGACGAAATCCGTCACGATTACGATCAAAAAACCGATCACGGAACCAACAGATGAACAAAAACGGGAACTGCTTCAAAAGTTACTTCTCGTCATCAACGTCTCGAATCCCCTATTAAGTGACATCGAGTTCCCAGAAGTCGATGGTGTCACGTTCGCGGTCGATTCAGACAATCCAGCCGTCTCAAGTAGCGGAAAAGTCACGCGTGGTGCGACCGATCAAACCGTCAATTTTGCGATCAAGGCGACATTTGGCGGTGTGACGGAAAGTAAATCGTTCTCGAACATCCTCGTTCCACGAAAAGATCTATCGGACGAAGAGTTGATCGACTTTACACTTCAGAACTTCACGATTGCCAATCCACTCAAAACGAATATCACATTACCAACGGCTGAAGGAATCTCGTTCTCGCTGATTTCGTCGAATGAAGCCGTCGTCTCAAGCAACGGAATCGTCAAACGCGGAATGGAAGATAAACAAGTCGACTTGACGTTACGCGCGACGAAAGGCAGCTTGACAAAAACGAAGAGTTTCCCGAACATCCTCGTCCCGAAAGTCGACAATGCGACAGATAGCCTGTTGCAAGACTACCTTGATAAACTCGATATCAAGAGTCCGGTGACGAAAAATATCATCCTTCCAGCACTTCCGGGTGCTACAGTATCCATCACATCAACTAAACCTAGCGTCATCTCAGACACAGGTATCGTCACACGCGGTATGACGGATCAAACCGTCTCGATCGTCGTCTCGGTCACAAAAGACGGTATCACGAAATCACGTGATTTCTGGAACTTAACGGTTCCAAAACAAGATGCAACGACAGATGAATTACTTGATCTTTACTTGTCTGGTTTGACAATTAGCAGTCCGTTGACTACGAACTTGTCGCTCACTCCACCAGCTGGTGTAAACTTGTCAATCAGTGCATCAGATCCAAATATTTTATCGAACACAGGTATTTTGACGCCACCAGATGTCGATAAGACGATTTCTGTGACAGTTAACGTCTCTAAAGACGGCATTACGAAATCACGTACGTTTACGAATATCCTGGTACCGCTCAGTCTTTCAGCAGAGTTAGATGCTGCACTAAATGCAATCAATCTGAATCTGTTGAACTTAACAGGTAACGTCAATCTGCCAAGTAGTTCAAAAGGTATTGCCGTTCAATGGACATCAAACAATCCAGATGTCATCTCGAACGACGGTGTCGTGAAAGGTGCATTGAACTTACAAAACTTCACGCTCAAAGCAAGCGTCACAAAAGGTGGCATTACAAAATCGAGAACGTTCTCAGGAACAGTCGCAGCCAATCTTGGACTATCGTTTAAAAACGATATCGCAAAAATCAAGTCGAGCGTCGGTACGCTGAACGTTGGCTACAACCTCAACCTTCCGACTTCACTGAATGGTTCAGCGATTACTTGGACTTCAAGTGCACCATCGCTATTAAGTAGTACAGGCGTCATCTTGAACGACTCTAGTTCAACGCCATTTACTCTGACAGCGACATCTGGAGGGACGTCAGAAACGTTGAATCTCGCTATCCAACGCCCTTCTGGTGGTTTGTTAAGTGGCGTCGTTGATTTACTTGGGAATGTATTAAATCCTGTCGTCAACACTTTAGCTAGCGGTCAAGGAACAGCAACACTTCCGAAAAGTTACGGTGGTCTTCTTGGTATTGGAGCACGTGATATTACGAATTGGAGTAGTTCACACCCAGATCTCGTGACGATTCAAGGTTATAACTTAACTGTAAAACGTGACGATTTTGACCATCTCGTCGTGCTCTACGCAGACTATGAGGGTCTCGACAAACCCGTTCCGGTTCTTGTCAAAATTCCTAAACGTTAATTTTCAAATCTGTTTTTCTGAATTTCATATGCGATGAACCTAGATTTCCTATCAGGTTCATCGCATATTTTTCTACTTTCTTTTATCTACATACAACATGGGAATTTCAACACCTGAGAGCCATTCATTTGCCTGGACACTATACTTTCTAGGGAGGTTTGGTCATGCGAAAAAGTCTTATCGTTCTTCTCTGTCTGTTGCTTTCCTTCCCCGCCTCGTTCCAATCCGTTACTGCCGCTAAATCAAGCAGCGTTAAAAAGGTATACCGCCCTACCTCGACCGTACATTATGGCGGTGACGTGTTTGCGGTCAACCCCCTTTCTCCACCCAAGACCGTCCGTGTCAAACTTGCGAACGGTAAAAAAGTAAAACGATCCGTAAAGTGGAATAGTGTTCGCTTCGATAAAAAAATGATTGATCGAAAACAAAAAATTAAAGGGAATGTTTCGGGAACCTCTAAGAGTGCCTATTGGTACGTCACGATTAAAAATTATCCGAAATCGATTCTCCCTCCTGTCGTCAAGACGGTCGGGAAAAATCAATCGACCAAACTTCCAGAACGGCTATCAACGATTTTCGCTGGTGGGCAGCGCTATTCGTATCCACTCAAATGGACACGTACGACGACGGCGTCCTTCGGCAAGAAAAGTGTCAAGTACACAGCGGTTGGACGAAACGTCTTGATTACTGGAAAAAATACATTACGCGTCTCAAACGTCAAGCATGAAAACGTGAAGTATACGACGTTTGAAAGTGGTCGCCGAATGCTCGTCACCGGTCGTATCCTTTATCCGGCAAAAGGTATGACACATCATCTGTATCTGATTGACGATAAAGACCGTGTATCCATGTATCCGTTAAAGCGTGATCGACAAGGGTACTTCCGGATTGAAACGAGCGTATTACCAGTCGGTCGCTATGATGTCTCGATTTTAAGTGGGTCGCAAAATGCAGCGTCTTCGACCGTAACGATTCGAAACGTCGTCACACCTCCATCACCAGACGATTCAAGAAAACTCTTAAAGGTATTACTTGCCGGCCTCACGATCCCAAGTCCACTCCTTCAAGATATCCATCTGCCACAAGTGGAAGGTGCTACATTTAGTATTCGTTCCACCGATAGTAATTTGTCGCCTACCGGACAAGTCACTCGCACGGATCAAGAACGTGATGTCGCATTCACAATCGTAGGGAAATTAAATGGTCTTGAAGAAACACGTTCCTTTTCAGGTATCACGGTTCCAAAACGTGATCTGACGGACGAGGAACTGATCGATTTCACACTCGACAAATTCAAACTGGCAAGTCCGTTGACGAAGGATATTCAGTTACCACAAACAGAGGGCATCTCGTTTCAATTGTTGTCTTCAAACGAAAAAGTCGTCACGTCTGATGGTAAAGTACGTCGTGACCTGGCGGACCAACTCGTCACGCTGACATTGAAGGCTTCAAAAGGCAGTCTCGAAAAAACACGTCTCTACTCGAATATCACCGTTCCGAAAGTCGACAATGCAACGGAATTGTTCTTAGACGACTACTTGAGTCGTCTGACATTCCCGAATCCTTTAACAAGAGATTTAGTCTTACCTGCCGCTACGGGAACGACACTTTCTCTGACGTCTTCACTTCCGGATGTCCTC contains:
- a CDS encoding sigma factor codes for the protein MNELLRNWLPLINSLLSRLSIHPNEQDECRQAALLRLWKSIEDGKTLTVTFVRIRAKGAMLDYLATRNRTLATEVVSDALPERPRNPHLSFTYLMNELKRDLSTTEFTFLESLMNGTEETLGYSHARLRSLKSELRKKVEYLLG
- a CDS encoding tyrosine-type recombinase/integrase, with protein sequence MMVFYEERLLTLIEQGPYSPLTKKAYRSDVRHLCRNVSRIDVPSLQRYGTLLRTSYASTTVARRLHALSTLFDQLVTERALAHNPLAQTKRHPPIARRRPRFSYDDVRSVLERITDETVYAFCFLLLHTGLRFAEAHALRLTDVDWDTKQLFVRHGKGGRMRHLPLHDELHRVLLRYLETTSVSSQELFSTETGRRFPAERIRSTLREASLTQLGRILRPHDLRVTFATTLYHEHETDVLTIMRLLGHRDVRTTQHYILPSSDIDRASVNRLKPTTY
- a CDS encoding tyrosine-type recombinase/integrase, with amino-acid sequence MQHDEYLHEYLISHPTFAKPTIKAYRSDVRHMERAGVSWSIASLQHYFDQMRLNYQPSTILRRFHALRSLGNVLVRAGRLQRNPLHDVSPITHQRFPDETYHDLQEGLSIVRSIEDPVYRLFFEVICQTGLRFTEARLLSVADIDFKTHTLFVRYGKGRRLRTIPIGIMLSHRLLHFLGERKEGILFQSVTGCYLHEQTARVILRDTALRLSGAPLRPHALRIAYATYLHHEGGCTIVEIQRLLGHAHPTTTVGYIRSRTNRIREILNTLSA
- a CDS encoding immunoglobulin-like domain-containing protein; the protein is MKKGLAIVLSLLLILSYGLTPLGASAASSSSVKTVYSPKYLVHYGGVKYAKKKLTYPKSVKVKLSNGKYAYRSVKWNKVSFDKKYIGKKQKIKGDVYGTSKNAYWYVKVKNYPAKVLAPNVMTVGKNQPANLPTRLSTIFEGGQRYSYPLKWSKVSTASFGTKNLTYSTVGRNLEIYGAAKLKVSDVVQSMQKYYLVSYGKKIRATGKILYEAKGMKSYLVIMDKKTGESTKMYLKLDKKGHYYVTSQELAPGDYTVYILSGSKKTKSVTITIKKPITEPTDEQKRELLQKLLLVINVSNPLLSDIEFPEVDGVTFAVDSDNPAVSSSGKVTRGATDQTVNFAIKATFGGVTESKSFSNILVPRKDLSDEELIDFTLQNFTIANPLKTNITLPTAEGISFSLISSNEAVVSSNGIVKRGMEDKQVDLTLRATKGSLTKTKSFPNILVPKVDNATDSLLQDYLDKLDIKSPVTKNIILPALPGATVSITSTKPSVISDTGIVTRGMTDQTVSIVVSVTKDGITKSRDFWNLTVPKQDATTDELLDLYLSGLTISSPLTTNLSLTPPAGVNLSISASDPNILSNTGILTPPDVDKTISVTVNVSKDGITKSRTFTNILVPLSLSAELDAALNAINLNLLNLTGNVNLPSSSKGIAVQWTSNNPDVISNDGVVKGALNLQNFTLKASVTKGGITKSRTFSGTVAANLGLSFKNDIAKIKSSVGTLNVGYNLNLPTSLNGSAITWTSSAPSLLSSTGVILNDSSSTPFTLTATSGGTSETLNLAIQRPSGGLLSGVVDLLGNVLNPVVNTLASGQGTATLPKSYGGLLGIGARDITNWSSSHPDLVTIQGYNLTVKRDDFDHLVVLYADYEGLDKPVPVLVKIPKR